The genomic DNA GGTCTATGTAAGGAGGGGAGTGTAGAGAAAGTGATTGGTTTTCTGACTGAAATGGAGAATCACGATATACAACCCAATTTAGTGACTTACACAACTATAATTCGTGGTTTCTGCTTGAGGAATAAGTTGGAAGAAGCACTTTGCTTACTGAGGAAGGCTGAAGAACTTAGTTTTGTCGCAGATGAATTCCTTTATTCTATCATGATTGATGGCTTTTGTAGGAGGGGGGACTTAGATGGTGCTTTCAATATGCTCGAGAAAATGGAGAAAAAAGAGATAAAGGTTGGGTCTGTGACCTATAACACGGTCATCAATTCCCTGTGTAAAATTGGTCAGATAAACAAGGCAAATGAGATCTCAAATGGGTTCGTCAACGATAATTTTACGTATTCTATACTGTTACATGGGTACCTCAAGGAAACAAATGTAGGAGGTATCCTGGAGGTAAAAAGGAAATTAGATGAGTCTGGCGTTATTTGTGACATTGTTACTTGCAATGTACTCATCAAGTCTTTTTTCATGGTAGGTATGGTAGAAGATGCTTGCAAGCTGTTTAATGAATTGCCTTCGATGGGTTTGGTTCCAAATTCAATTACTTATTCTACTGTGATTGATGGTTACTTCAAAGAAGGTTTGGTTGAAAAGGCACTTATGTTGTTCAATGAGTACCAAAGGAATTCAACATTCACTAGTTCTTCCATCCATGATTATATGATTAAAGGATTGTGTAGGCATGGTATGACAAAAGCTGCTATCAAAGTGTTTGAAGACCTTGTTGAGAAAAGTGTATTTCCTGATGCAACTACTTGTAGGATGCTAATTCAAACTATATTTAGTGAAGGTAATGGTGATAGTTTGTGGAGGTTTGTTCACAGAGTGGAGAACATAGACCCTGAGCTTCTCTCTTTAATATGTAATGATGTTGTCCTTTTTTTGTGCAAGAAGGGGCATTTTCCAATTGCATTGAATGTGTATATGCTCTTGAGAATGAAATACTTGCCGGTCAAGAGCAAATCATATGACGTGCTTCTGGAAGGTCTTTCACGAATTGGAGATGAACACACAGCTGAAATAATAATGGGTGAATTCATCAAACAATATGGAACCTTTGCATCTGATAGGTCAAGTGCAATCTTcctttacctttgcaagaaaagTGTAGACAAAGCTATTCATTTTTTGAAGTTTAAGAGCAGAAGGATCCTTGCCACAACAATTGAATCCCTTAAGAAGAAGGGTAGAATTGAAGATGCCTACAAGTTTTTATTGCAATCTGAAGAAAATGGTGTGTCGTTGGATTTATTTGTTTACTCCATCGTGGTGGATGGACTTTGCAAGTCGGGTTATCTTGAAAAAGCTCTAGACCTATGTGCAACCATGAAAAAGAAAGGAGTACATCCAAATATAGTCATCTACAATTCTGTGATCAATGGGCTATGTCAACAGGGATGTCTAACTGAAGCATTTAGGGTTTTTGATTCTTTGGAAAAACTTATAATTCCTCCTACAATTGTTACTTATTCTACTCTTATAGGTGCTCTGTCTAGACAAGGTTTTCTGGATGATGCAAGCAAACTATTAAAGAGGATGATCAACAAGGGTGTTATTCCTAATACATATGTTTACAACAAGCTAATAAATGGCTATTGCAGCTTTGGATTAGTTGATAAAGCCATGGAACTTCTCTCAGATCTAGAAAAGAGTTGTTTGAATCCTGACGCTTTTACAATTGCTTCTATTATGAGTGGATATTGTCAACAAGGGGATGTTGAAAGTTGTCTAAGCTTCTTTATTCAGTGCAAGAGTAGAGGGCATTTTCCAGATTTCTTGGGCTTCATGAGCCTCATAAAAGGGTTCTTTGCCAAGGGAAGGCAGGAAGAAGCAAGAGGCATGTTGCGGGAAATGTTGAAGTCTGAAGAAATTACAAAGCTGATAAATGCTGCTGGAAATGAACTCCATCTAGAGTCCTTGCAGAATCTTCTATCAGTTGCATGTGAGCAAGGAAAAATTGAGGAAGTCATACCTATTCTAAATGAAATTTCTTGTATGTTTTTTTCTTCAACAAGGTTTAACGGCCACAGAATgtttacaaaactgaataagctGCATGATTCTGATATGTTAGACATGAAAGCTGAAAAGACAGAGGGGACACATATTCATCACCCAGAAAGTAATAGGGAGTCAAGGCCAGAACATGAACTTAGTTTGAAATTCAACATAGACAAAGACAAGGAAGCTCATGAATATCAGATAGTAAAACCACAGGGATACGACTTTGCTACCTACTATTCTACGATTTCATCCTTATGTCGCAGAGGGGACCTGCAGAAGGCTAACATTGCAATCAGAGCAATGCTTCAAGATAAAAAAAAGTCCTCAGTCAGCCACTTGGGACTCTTTGATTAGTCAGGACCTTTCTGTAGGTTTTGGTCTGCTAATGGACAAGTGATAAGGGAAGCTGAGACTATTTTTGTTTACTGTTTTCATTCAGCTCCTTGCAACACTTTGTTGGGTAATAATTTCTGCAAGGGATTAAATTTTGTGCAGTGAGTCAAACCTAATGTGAAGTAAAAACTTTACCTGGTATGGGGTCTATATTTCAACGTAAAGAATCCAGCTGTAGTCTCTCCAATATCTCCTATGACATTCCTGGATCTGTTTGAAAGTGGAAACTTAGCCTTGTTCCAGAGTTGGCACGGACCAAAAACCCTGTAGCTTGTAGATCATAAAACATGCACAAAATCCTGATGCTTTTTGACGCCAGCTGACTTTACCTTGGTGACCTGATCTCTGATGCTTCCAGTGTTTGTCAAGAATTAATGGTCTGAGGTTCCTTGTAATATCCATGGGGCTGTGCTAATTAAACAGAGTCCATCAATCCTCAAAAGCACACTGTTACGGTGCGCCACTCAGTCAGCTCGAGGACATCAATTAGTTCACAATTCATAGTATATCCTCTTCATTTAGATGTCAGCTAAAGTTTTACAATAGTTTTTGCTGTTGGTTCAACTGCTAACAGTCCGAGCCATTATTTTTCTCTTATTCATCCTCCCTTTCTATAATCTTTAAACCTTAAAAGTGGAAGGCAGTTGACTTTTGTCTGGTGGAAATGACCTAGGGAACACGCACATTGGTGCTAGAACAACAAGGATAAATTGTGAATTTCAGCTATTTTGAGCTAGCCTAGTGGCTATACAAGGTGATTGGAAAATTGTCTTCTTCTGGACATAAGGCGCATCACTGAAATATCCAACTTTTGCATGAAAACGTTAGCAAAATTTGCTTGCATTATTAATGTTTTATTCTTGGAGAAATCTCTATAGTTTGCATTACCAATAGAAATCACATTTAAGATAATGATACAACATCATTGTCATCAACATCATGCCATATTTGTCCCTACTATTTGGAGCCAGTTAATTTatgatacaacaacaacaaccaagccttttcccactaggtggggtcggctgtatgaatccttttacgccattgagctctatctcctattatatcatcatctatatttaaataaattttatcttgttttattgttgctaaccaagtcttttttggtcttcctcttcctcgttttatatgcatgtttatcatagtttcacatcgcctaactggagcatttattggtcgtctaagtacatgtccataccatcttaaacgtgtctctctgagtttttcctcaatagatgcaactcctactttctctctaatgctctcatttcttattttgtccatcctcgtatgtccacacatccaccttaacatcctcatctctgcaactctcatcttctgttcatgtgctcgagtcatagcccaacattcagctccatataacatagcaggtctaattgcggttttatagaacttacctttaagtttaagaggtactttacggtcacataaaacactcgacgctcccctccatttcaccctgGTAATGGTTAATTTATGATAGTGAtacaaaaatcaaaattattaattcttaAACCTCTCAGAAAGTCCTCATACAAATTTGGTAATGGTATAGATAACCATCCTGGTATCTTCTCATCTGGTTATGCCAACTGTATTTTACTAATTAACGAAACACCACCTCAGGTAATGCTGAAATGTAGAGGGCATGAGAGAGTATAAAGTCACCACCTCCCATTAATCTCACATGGTTAAGTGGAAGCCCTTTTGGGCTTCTTGAATTTCATGGGTTCACACCTGTTGCACAAAAATAGAATATGGACTTGATATTAGCTTcatgttaatttagaaactagAGGATCACTAACTATTCATTCACCTTTTTCTTTGCTAATCGCCTTGTAGTATGTATgactgttgattttttttttttcccctctCTGTAGTGTTTTCTGATCAATTATTAAATTGCAGAAAGGAATAGATGAAAAATTGGGAAGCCACTTTAGGACATAATCCTGAAGCTTTTTTCAAGAGTGGTATGAGGCATGCTTGTTATATACTTTTGCTATCGAATGAGAATCAATTTCTATTACATTTGATCAAATCTGTCTCTCTGTAGGTTATGCTCTAGGTAGATATGGAAGTTAATGGAGTGCCTTTGAAGGTAATGTAAACTATAAAGACTTAGTTGTCATTTTTAGTTCTGCAGAAGATGAATCCAGCAAataagtggattttggatagaTCATATTACAATGATAAGCAACCCATTCGTAATTAGTTTATCACTAGGAAAGATGGGAAAATCATATGGCATCTATTTTTGTCCATGGGATGAAAGATAGTGCCACTTCAGTTCCATTATCATTCTCAAGTTAAAATACATTTGGTCTGTTGAATTGTAGTGTTTGGTACACAAATTTGAGATATAGGTCTCAAACTACATGTAATACTTATCTTGTACTAATTTGAATTCTGTGAACTCTAAACTTTCTTCAAAATAATTGAAAGGTGATAAAGTTATATAGAGATAAAATGCCTTTGAATAATCTGATGGAACCTCCTATATTTCAGCCTATAGAAAAGCCATCAATCTTTCTTCTGGAAGGCTTGACAATGGTTTATTTTTCAGTATTACAATCATTGTTCTTTCAGACTGATTTTAGTTATCTTATCCTTATGTTTCCAGGCTTTTGTTGATAGTGGAGCACAATCTACAATATTTTCTAAAAGTTATGTGACAAATGTGGGTATGATGACCAGTCTAAGCCTCCCAGTCAATGTAGCAGCAATTGGACCTTCTATGCTAGCTGCCATATAGGAATGACAGATGGATTGCTCTATGATGCAATTTGGGGAAAGCAAAAGAGAAGATGCTTGTTCGTATATTAGGAGGCTCTATTGAAACTCCTTATCAGCATTACAGAGGTGTTGCTATTGCAGTTGGCCAGTCAGAGATATTAGGCTTAATGCATGTTGCACCAATTAAGGTACTTTTTGTTTTGACCAGTTCTATCAAAAACATGATCATTTGCAGATCTTTAGTTATTGACTGGTGATGGATCTGGCTACTCACTCTCATTACATGTTCTCTTTATTTGGAAATTTATTTCACTTTGATGGTTGATAAATCAACTTGTGTGATGGTACACTGTATTAATGTCTCTCTACTCGATCAATAGGTTGGCTTCTAAAATTCCATGTACATCAACACATGTTTACGAGGCAATTTATCTGTTTTACTATAACGCCGATAATAATTCTAAAGCTTGGATATAATATTTCAATTCATGAATCACTAACTGTCTATCTTGGTCATAGATTGGCCCATTTATTCTACCCAtgcttgtttttattttctttaatctTTCAAAATGTTATGCTCTTTACGCCTTATAATTCCTTTTCAAGCGAGTTCCACACAGATAAACTGTCTCCCAAAGATCATTCTATCTGGGCCATTATTGTGCTTGACTGCGAAATATTCCGACTTAAGTTTGCATTTTTTTTTGCAGAAAAGGACATATATTCATGTATCCCTGATGAACAAAAACTCTCAAAACAAGCATCAATTTCTAGCATTACCAGTTGAAGCTTTCAAACTTCTCTGTTATTCAGTGTATCTGATACCTTGGCGTTGTCCTATGCAACTGAAGATTTTGCAATCAAGCGATGAAGTTCTTATTTGAAATTTTCTGAAAAGAGAGTTTACCAAGAACACTGCAAAAACACACTATGCCCATATAATGAACGTATCATCATTAGTGAATGTTTTTGGCTATTATTTGAACACTTCCATTCGTGGAAGCGTTTATTCAATGAATTCTGAGTTCTTTTACAATGTCCAAAGAGAATTCCAGCAAAGGTATCTCATAGCTGTTGGCAAGTGACTAAGCTCTGAAGAACAATACACAAACTGGAGCAGAAACAAGGAAAAGATACATATTTGGAAACTCAACGCACGATAACATGAACTAACATTACAACAATCAGCAATCATTAAACTTGAAAATAACATCACATATTCACTAAATGCATACCATCTATTGCTTAGTCTCTCtcgttttctctttttctttgctaGAGATCTACAAGGAATAACAATTACTATGTAGacgaagaaaaaaagaaagaagaaatgaATAGTGAGAACCTTTAGCCAGAGTGAGCTTCTGATGGAGTCTTGGCATCAATGGACAGTGCATGCAATCCACTTTGCAACTCCTCTTGCAGCAGGTCATAGATAAGCCTGTGCCTCTTCACCAAGCTTTTCCCTTCGAACTCCTTCGTGATCACCCTGACATTGAAATGCGTCTCTCCATCAGTGCTTCCCCTGACTCCGGCGTGGCCTGCGTGGAGATAAGATACATCCTCCACCTCCAATTCAGACGGAGATAGCCCTTGTTGCAATCTCTCGACGATTCTCTTCTTTCTTCCACCAATATCATCCCTTTCCGATGTCTCATCCTTATCAGCGAGATTTGAGTTACCGTTGACCCGTGAGGCCGATTCTCCGGGGACTTCCTCGGCTTCGCCACCCAAAATTGAATTTTTCTCTTCTTTACTTGTTGTGCTTGCAGTCTTGGATTCTACAGGTTTACTTTCGCCGGTCTCGGCAGATTCGATGTACAGCTGGACGGCCTTCTGCTGCATGAGCTTGAGCATGTTGAGGAACCCGTTGTTCCTGGACGGGGTGAGGCTCTGGCGGAGGCCGAGGAGTTGGACGAAGTCGGGCGGCACGCGGGCGATGACGGTGGCGGGGGATCCAGAGAGGCCGAATACGAGAAGGGCGGCGAGGCCCTTGGTGAGGGCGGAGTCCGAATCGGCCTCGAAGCGGACGGCGGTCGGGTCGTCAGGGTCGGCGAAGGCGCGGACCCAGACCTGGGATACACAGCCGCGTACGCGGTGGGCGTCGGTCTTGAACGCGGGGTCGAGCGGCGGCAGCCGGGCGCCGTAGTGGAGCAGCTGCTGGTACTTGGCTTTCGGCTCGGGGACCGACTGGAAGAGGGCGATGATGTCGCGCAGCTTGGGAGGGAGGAGGGAGGCGTCCACGGATTCCAAATCTTGGTCATGCTgccgctgctgctgctgctgctgctgctgctgggcTCGGAGGGGGATAAGGGAGGATCTTGGGAGAGATTGGAAGGAGATTGGGGAGGAGAAAAGGAGCGATCTTGATAGGCAAAGGAAGGAGGAGGCGTTGGAAGGGAAAGAGGACGACGAATTTGGGAGGAGCTTGGGAGAGGCGACGCGGCGGAGAGCGAAAGAGGAGATGGAAGACGACGCCATGGCTGGACACGGGGAGAGACGGAAGCTGGATGGATCTCTCCTTTTGTGCGTGTCCTTATCGGATCCTAAAATTCATACCCGATATCGGATTTGGATTGTCTAGCTACTTCCCGAACCC from Zingiber officinale cultivar Zhangliang chromosome 4A, Zo_v1.1, whole genome shotgun sequence includes the following:
- the LOC121970743 gene encoding pentatricopeptide repeat-containing protein At5g57250, mitochondrial-like isoform X1; its protein translation is MPRLSTPQNQMKTGLLRPSVRSLNLLLLFLHRARKPSLALHLFSQITSNSILVHPYAHSLVTRTLLQSGRFQEAKRFIFRAESDFGFTPKSSLFESLIHGLCVAEQNPDEALAILQECIQHHNFCPSVGIYRAVVSAFGSQGRFDRAVQILEAIGDEKNLFLTDNFICSSIISGFSRNGVPALGLEFYERAKVAGLDPNLVTFTTVVDALCREGRIDEACNLVRKMEDNGMVLDVVLYTCLIDGYMKRGEIMEGLRKHKFMMETGINPDAVSYTSIIDGLCKEGSVEKVIGFLTEMENHDIQPNLVTYTTIIRGFCLRNKLEEALCLLRKAEELSFVADEFLYSIMIDGFCRRGDLDGAFNMLEKMEKKEIKVGSVTYNTVINSLCKIGQINKANEISNGFVNDNFTYSILLHGYLKETNVGGILEVKRKLDESGVICDIVTCNVLIKSFFMVGMVEDACKLFNELPSMGLVPNSITYSTVIDGYFKEGLVEKALMLFNEYQRNSTFTSSSIHDYMIKGLCRHGMTKAAIKVFEDLVEKSVFPDATTCRMLIQTIFSEGNGDSLWRFVHRVENIDPELLSLICNDVVLFLCKKGHFPIALNVYMLLRMKYLPVKSKSYDVLLEGLSRIGDEHTAEIIMGEFIKQYGTFASDRSSAIFLYLCKKSVDKAIHFLKFKSRRILATTIESLKKKGRIEDAYKFLLQSEENGVSLDLFVYSIVVDGLCKSGYLEKALDLCATMKKKGVHPNIVIYNSVINGLCQQGCLTEAFRVFDSLEKLIIPPTIVTYSTLIGALSRQGFLDDASKLLKRMINKGVIPNTYVYNKLINGYCSFGLVDKAMELLSDLEKSCLNPDAFTIASIMSGYCQQGDVESCLSFFIQCKSRGHFPDFLGFMSLIKGFFAKGRQEEARGMLREMLKSEEITKLINAAGNELHLESLQNLLSVACEQGKIEEVIPILNEISCMFFSSTRFNGHRMFTKLNKLHDSDMLDMKAEKTEGTHIHHPESNRESRPEHELSLKFNIDKDKEAHEYQIVKPQGYDFATYYSTISSLCRRGDLQKANIAIRAMLQDKKKSSVSHLGLFD
- the LOC121970743 gene encoding pentatricopeptide repeat-containing protein At5g57250, mitochondrial-like isoform X2, which codes for MEDNGMVLDVVLYTCLIDGYMKRGEIMEGLRKHKFMMETGINPDAVSYTSIIDGLCKEGSVEKVIGFLTEMENHDIQPNLVTYTTIIRGFCLRNKLEEALCLLRKAEELSFVADEFLYSIMIDGFCRRGDLDGAFNMLEKMEKKEIKVGSVTYNTVINSLCKIGQINKANEISNGFVNDNFTYSILLHGYLKETNVGGILEVKRKLDESGVICDIVTCNVLIKSFFMVGMVEDACKLFNELPSMGLVPNSITYSTVIDGYFKEGLVEKALMLFNEYQRNSTFTSSSIHDYMIKGLCRHGMTKAAIKVFEDLVEKSVFPDATTCRMLIQTIFSEGNGDSLWRFVHRVENIDPELLSLICNDVVLFLCKKGHFPIALNVYMLLRMKYLPVKSKSYDVLLEGLSRIGDEHTAEIIMGEFIKQYGTFASDRSSAIFLYLCKKSVDKAIHFLKFKSRRILATTIESLKKKGRIEDAYKFLLQSEENGVSLDLFVYSIVVDGLCKSGYLEKALDLCATMKKKGVHPNIVIYNSVINGLCQQGCLTEAFRVFDSLEKLIIPPTIVTYSTLIGALSRQGFLDDASKLLKRMINKGVIPNTYVYNKLINGYCSFGLVDKAMELLSDLEKSCLNPDAFTIASIMSGYCQQGDVESCLSFFIQCKSRGHFPDFLGFMSLIKGFFAKGRQEEARGMLREMLKSEEITKLINAAGNELHLESLQNLLSVACEQGKIEEVIPILNEISCMFFSSTRFNGHRMFTKLNKLHDSDMLDMKAEKTEGTHIHHPESNRESRPEHELSLKFNIDKDKEAHEYQIVKPQGYDFATYYSTISSLCRRGDLQKANIAIRAMLQDKKKSSVSHLGLFD
- the LOC121970744 gene encoding sufE-like protein 1, chloroplastic/mitochondrial, with product MASSSISSFALRRVASPKLLPNSSSSFPSNASSFLCLSRSLLFSSPISFQSLPRSSLIPLRAQQQQQQQQQRQHDQDLESVDASLLPPKLRDIIALFQSVPEPKAKYQQLLHYGARLPPLDPAFKTDAHRVRGCVSQVWVRAFADPDDPTAVRFEADSDSALTKGLAALLVFGLSGSPATVIARVPPDFVQLLGLRQSLTPSRNNGFLNMLKLMQQKAVQLYIESAETGESKPVESKTASTTSKEEKNSILGGEAEEVPGESASRVNGNSNLADKDETSERDDIGGRKKRIVERLQQGLSPSELEVEDVSYLHAGHAGVRGSTDGETHFNVRVITKEFEGKSLVKRHRLIYDLLQEELQSGLHALSIDAKTPSEAHSG